One genomic segment of Primulina tabacum isolate GXHZ01 chromosome 9, ASM2559414v2, whole genome shotgun sequence includes these proteins:
- the LOC142504502 gene encoding uncharacterized protein LOC142504502: MEPNLPIIAKKFWSRVRVLYFMLRKGISKGKLFSDLNMMIQRGKIAGKAAIHNLMFHHHLAAASYSGRRSHDAGGQLEYEFSCSNSPAYPIFHLPSFHIKKRKHSHAPPPIDGDLLAAALEMINSAAASPALPGFGPSPMVRKLRITDSPFPLSDDRIDGDNRVDEAAEEFIMKFYKDLKRQNA, encoded by the coding sequence ATGGAGCCGAATCTACCAATTATAGCCAAGAAATTCTGGAGCAGAGTCCGAGTCCTATATTTCATGCTACGTAAAGGCATATCAAAGGGCAAATTGTTTTCAGATCTCAACATGATGATTCAACGTGGCAAGATTGCCGGAAAAGCCGCCATACACAACCTCATGTTCCACCACCACCTTGCTGCCGCCTCCTACTCCGGCCGCCGCTCTCACGACGCCGGAGGCCAACTCGAGTACGAGTTCAGCTGCAGTAACAGCCCAGCTTACCCTATATTCCACCTCCCAAGCTTTCATATCAAAAAGCGGAAACACTCACACGCGCCGCCACCCATCGATGGAGATTTACTGGCAGCGGCTCTGGAGATGATCAACAGCGCGGCGGCGTCACCGGCTTTGCCTGGATTTGGGCCGAGCCCGATGGTAAGGAAACTGAGGATAACTGACTCTCCATTTCCACTGAGCGATGATAGGATTGATGGAGATAATCGCGTGGATGAAGCTGCAGAAGAGTTTATTATGAAGTTTTATAAAGATTTGAAGAGACAAAATGCATGA
- the LOC142556059 gene encoding proteinaceous RNase P 2-like isoform X1, translated as MTAMNRRWKKQKLTPEAQFRAALDHCSRTKNLFEAISLYESTDAPTLSLNNLNSLLYICSNSVSDPETRKPAIEFGFKLFHQNNGNLKPNEATITAVSRLAAAKGDGDYAFELAKRVKGHGVAPKLRTFSPALICFCDGGMTDKAYEVEEHVQAVGLQLEEPELVALLKVSMEASRLEKVYEYLHKLRVALRGVNQPAMELIDNWFRENHATEVGSISLSQNQLKEALLRNGGGWHGLGWLGEGVWIVQRSNIASDGKCSACDEQLVCVDIDRAETEKFEQSIASFAMEREAQSNFKEFQDWLEKHSDYETVIDGANIGLYQQNFAEGGFSIEQLDAVVKEVHNSSKKWPLVVLHKKRVRSLLEDASKRELIEEWIDKGILYGTPYGSNDDWYWLYATVKLKCFLLTNDEMRDHIFALLGSNFFFRWKERHQVRYTFMKGNPKLLMPPLYSLVIQESVKGSWHVPSAEVAGDERCRTWLCVTRPGSNEAEKVSHDNHVSNNSCDGGDIF; from the exons ATGACCGCCATGAACCGGCGGTGGAAGAAGCAGAAACTCACACCGGAAGCACAATTTCGCGCCGCCCTCGACCACTGCTCCAGAACCAAAAACCTCTTCGAGGCCATCTCCCTTTATGAATCCACAGACGCCCCCACCCTCTCCTTAAATAACCTCAATTCCCTCCTGTATATCTGCTCCAACTCCGTGTCTGACCCGGAAACTCGGAAACCCGCTATTGAATTCGGATTCAAGCTATTCCACCAGAACAATGGAAACTTGAAGCCGAACGAGGCCACGATCACGGCTGTATCCAGGCTGGCGGCAGCTAAAGGCGACGGGGATTACGCGTTTGAGTTAGCGAAGAGAGTGAAGGGTCATGGTGTTGCGCCTAAGCTCAGGACTTTTTCGCCGGcgttgatttgtttttgtgatGGTGGGATGACGGATAAGGCGTATGAAGTGGAGGAGCACGTGCAAGCTGTGGGGCTTCAATTGGAGGAACCCGAACTTGTGGCATTGCTAAAG GTTAGCATGGAGGCAAGCAGGTTGGAAAAGGTTTATGAGTACTTGCATAAGCTAAGAGTGGCACTAAGAGGGGTTAACCAGCCGGCTATGGAACTCATAGATAATTGGTTTCGAGAGAATCATGCAACTGAGGTGGGTTCAATTAGTTTGAGTCAGAATCAGTTGAAAGAAGCCCTTTTAAGGAATGGAGGTGGATGGCATGGACTTGGCTGGCTTGGAGAGGGCGTTTGGATTGTACAAAGATCGAATATAGCCTCGGATGGAAAGTGTTCTGCATGTGATGAGCAGTTGGTCTGTGTTGATATTGATAGAGCAGAGACtgagaagtttgagcaatcaatTGCTTCTTTCGCTATGGAAAGAGAAGCCCAATCAAATTTTAAAGAATTTCAG GATTGGCTGGAAAAGCATTCTGACTATGAGACCGTGATAGATGGGGCAAATATTGGATTGTACCAGCAGAACTTTGCAGAGGGGGGGTTTAGCATTGAACAG CTTGATGCTGTTGTCAAAGAAGTGCACAACAGCAGCAAGAAGTGGCCCCTGGTTGTTTTGCATAAAAAGCGTGTGAGATCTCTGCTTGAGGATGCTTCTAAAAGAGAGCTGATCGAGGAGTGGATCGATAAAGGCATTCTCTATGGAACACCATATGGATCTAATGATGATTG GTATTGGCTTTACGCCACTGTGAAACTGAAGTGTTTCTTACTGACAAATGATGAAATGAGAGATCACATTTTTGCACTCCTTGGTAGCAACTTTTTCTTCAGATGGAAAGAAAGACATCAG GTCAGATATACTTTCATGAAAGGCAATCCGAAGCTTTTGATGCCGCCATTGTATTCTCTCGTTATCCAG GAATCTGTTAAGGGATCATGGCACGTGCCCTCAGCAGAAGTAGCAGGTGATGAGCGTTGCAGAACTTGGCTCTGCGTGACACGGCCAGGTTCCAATGAAGCTGAAAAAGTTTCCCACGACAATCATGTTTCAAACAACAGTTGCGACGGTGGTGACATTTTTTAG
- the LOC142556060 gene encoding early nodulin-like protein 7 has translation MKPHKMETFFAVLIVLYVVGSAPATAAEEFKVGEDEGWRQPAANETEMYSRWAATKRFHVGDSLRFEYKSNTVQIVDKWGYYHCNSTRPISVFNDGHTLINLDRSGPLYIVSADPDHCRSGQRMIVEVISVNPRSPSYMDASPAPSRYSSAATFSFATEVVFFYAVSVVVSVT, from the exons atgaagcCCCACAAAATGGAAACTTTCTTCGCTGTTTTGATAGTTCTGTATGTCGTCGGTTCTGCTCCTGCCACAGCAGCTGAGGAGTTCAAAGTGGGCGAAGATGAGGGTTGGCGGCAGCCTGCCGCCAATGAAACTGAGATGTACTCCAGATGGGCTGCAACTAAGAGATTCCACGTCGGAGATTCACTGC GTTTCGAGTACAAGAGCAATACCGTCCAGATTGTGGACAAGTGGGGATACTATCACTGCAACTCAACTCGTCCAATTTCGGTCTTCAATGATGGCCACACCTTGATCAATCTGGATCGATCTGGCCCACTTTACATTGTGAGCGCCGACCCGGATCACTGCAGAAGCGGGCAAAGAATGATCGTGGAAGTGATATCGGTGAACCCGAGATCTCCCAGTTATATGGATGCTTCTCCAGCACCATCGCGATATTCGAGCGCAGCAACATTCTCTTTCGCGACAGAAGTCGTTTTCTTCTATGCTGTTTCTGTCGTGGTTTCTGTCACATAA
- the LOC142556738 gene encoding CASP-like protein 3A1: protein MMTNGSKNGPDLVIQLPETKAVAEGGPRVPEKNGGPKVDGYRTADVMHVLIRLVCIFTSVTAMSVMITAKQASTISLYGFGIPVNSKWSFSDSFEYLVGVCGAVAIHSLLQSGIKLWRMLSKSPIIPSRNHAWLIFAGDQIFAYAMMSAGSAASGVTNLNRTGIRHSALPNFCKPLHHFCDRVAVAIALTFLSCFLLAVSVVLDVAWLSKC from the exons ATGATGACAAACGGGTCGAAAAATGGTCCGGATCTGGTAATTCAGCTGCCGGAAACCAAGGCGGTGGCGGAGGGTGGGCCGCGGGTCCCAGAAAAGAACGGCGGCCCGAAGGTGGATGGGTACCGGACAGCTGATGTAATGCATGTCTTGATCCGATTGGTCTGTATCTTCACTAGCGTGACAGCCATGTCAGTGATGATAACAGCGAAACAGGCTTCCACCATTTCGCTTTATGGCTTCGGCATCCCTGTGAACTCCAAGTGGTCTTTCTCCGACTCCTTCGA gTATCTGGTCGGAGTATGTGGGGCAGTTGCAATTCATTCATTGCTCCAATCGGGCATAAAATTGTGGAGAATGTTGAGCAAGTCGCCCATCATTCCTTCTAGGAATCATGCATGGCTCATTTTTGCTGGAGATCAG ATATTTGCATATGCTATGATGAGCGCTGGATCAGCTGCATCAGGCGTGACGAACCTGAACCGAACAGGGATCCGCCATTCGGCCCTTCCGAATTTCTGCAAACCCTTGCATCATTTCTGTGATCGTGTTGCTGTGGCCATAGCCTTAACCTTTTTAAGCTGTTTCTTGCTGGCTGTTTCTGTTGTTCTTGATGTTGCATGGCTATCTAAGTGCTGA
- the LOC142556058 gene encoding homeobox-leucine zipper protein ATHB-15-like isoform X1: MAMSRKDGNKMSRAVSSASAGSIDNGKYVRYTPEQVEVLEKLYHECPKPSSMRRQQLIREFPILSNIETKQIKVWFQNRRCRDKQRKESSRLQSVNRKLTAMNRLLMEENDRLQKQVSQLVYENSYFRQHTPSQDVLMTKGTSCESVVSSSQQHQLAPQHPPRDATSPAGLLSIAEVTLTEFISKATGTAVEWVQMPGMKPGPDSIGIISISHGCTGVAARACGLVGLEPNRVVEMLKDRPSWFRDCRTVDVLNVLPTASGGTIEILYMQLYAPTTLAPGRDFWLLRYTSVLDDGSLVVCERSLSDTQNGSSMPPVRNFVRAEMLPSGYLIRPCEGGGSIIHIVDHMNLEASGVPEVLRPLYESSTMLAQKTTMAALCQLRQISQDISQASLTNWGRRPPALRALSHQLSRGFNEALNGFSDEGWASIGNDGVDDVTILVNSNPEKLVGSNGCTSICDAVLCAKASMLLQNVPPALLLRFLREHRSEWADNNIDAYAATAVKTGPFTYLGQPRVGNFGGHVILPLSQTIEHEELLEVIKLEGVGYSSDVAMMPRDVFLLQLCSGTDENAVGTCSELIFAPIDPSFADNAPLLPSGFRIIPLDSGKELSSPNRTLDLASVLETGAAGNKPSKDLALSSGASRSVVSIAFEFAFESHMQDSVTSMARQYLRSIISSVQRVAFALSPSPLGSHADLRPLLGTPEAHTLALWIARSYRNYMGTELLKFNGEGNNLVLKDLWHYSDAIMCCSVKALPVFTFSNQAGLDMLETTFLALQDIPLEKIFDDHGRKNLCFQFPQIMNQGVASLQGGICVSSMGRPISYERAVAWKVLNEDDNVHCLCFMFVNWSFV, translated from the exons ATGGCTATGTCTCGTAAAGACGGTAACAAGATGTCTAGAGCAGTGTCATCGGCTTCAGCCGGGAGCATAGACAATGGAAAATATGTCCGCTACACACCTGAGCAGGTTGAAGTCCTGGAGAAGTTGTATCATGAGTGTCCAAAGCCGAGTTCAATGCGCCGGCAGCAGCTTATTAGAGAATTCCCCATTTTATCCAATATCGAGACGAAGCAAATCAAGGTCTGGTTCCAGAACAGAAG ATGTAGAGATAAGCAAAGGAAAGAGTCCTCAAGGCTTCAATCGGTGAATAGGAAGCTCACAGCCATGAATAGGCTCTTGATGGAGGAGAATGATAGGCTGCAGAAACAAGTGTCCCAATTGGTGTATGAAAATAGTTATTTTCGCCAACATACCCCCAGC CAGGATGTACTTATGACGAAAGGCACCAGCTGTGAATCGGTGGTATCGAGTAGTCAACAACATCAGTTGGCGCCTCAGCATCCACCAAGGGATGCAACAAGTCCTGCAGG GCTTTTGTCCATTGCAGAAGTGACTTTAACAGAGTTTATTTCGAAGGCCACTGGAACTGCTGTTGAGTGGGTTCAGATGCCTGGAATGAAG CCTGGTCCGGATTCCATTGGAATCATCTCTATTTCTCATGGTTGCACTGGCGTGGCAGCAAGAGCTTGTGGCCTGGTTGGTCTAGAGCCCAACAGG GTTGTGGAAATGCTGAAGGATCGACCTTCATGGTTTCGCGATTGCCGTACTGTGGATGTGCTCAATGTGCTGCCTACTGCGAGTGGTGGGACCATAGAAATTTTATACATGCAG CTGTATGCGCCAACGACTCTGGCGCCAGGTCGTGATTTTTGGTTGTTGCGGTATACCTCAGTCTTGGATGATGGCAGCCTAGTG GTCTGTGAAAGATCACTTAGCGATACTCAGAATGGATCAAGCATGCCACCTGTGCGGAACTTTGTGAGAGCAGAAATGTTGCCTAGTGGTTACCTTATTAGACCTTGCGAGGGTGGAGGGTCAATTATCCACATTGTAGACCACATGAACTTGGAG GCATCCGGTGTTCCTGAGGTTCTGCGCCCACTTTATGAATCTTCAACTATGCTTGCTCAAAAGACCACGATGGCT GCTCTTTGCCAGCTTAGGCAAATATCTCAAGATATTTCACAGGCCAGCTTAACCAACTGGGGCAGACGGCCACCAGCTCTACGTGCACTTAGCCATCAGCTCAGCAG GGGATTCAATGAAGCTCTTAATGGATTCAGTGATGAGGGCTGGGCATCTATAGGCAATGATGGTGTGGATGATGTTACTATTCTTGTCAACTCCAATCCTGAAAAATTGGTGGGCTCAAATGGATGTACATCCATTTGTGATGCTGTCTTATGTGCCAAAGCATCTATGCTTTTACAG AATGTGCCTCCTGCCTTACTATTAAGATTTTTACGAGAGCACAGATCTGAATGGGCTGACAACAACATTGATGCTTATGCAGCCACTGCCGTCAAAACCGGTCCTTTTACTTATTTAGGTCAGCCTCGAGTTGGTAATTTTGGGGGTCATGTTATCCTCCCTTTGTCTCAAACCATTGAGCATGAAGAG CTGCTGGAAGTAATTAAGCTCGAAGGTGTTGGTTATTCTTCCGATGTTGCAATGATGCCGAGAGATGTGTTCCTCTTGCAG CTCTGTAGCGGGACAGATGAGAATGCTGTTGGCACATGCTCTGAACTCATATTTGCCCCTATTGATCCATCTTTTGCTGACAATGCTCCTCTTCTGCCCTCTGGTTTCCGTATCATTCCACTTGATTCTGGAAAG GAGTTGTCCAGCCCAAATCGCACCCTGGATCTGGCATCCGTTCTTGAGACTGGTGCAGCAGGCAACAAGCCCTCAAAAGACCTTGCTCTTAGCAGTGGGGCTTCTAGATCTGTTGTCTCTATTGCATTTGAATTTGCATTCGAAAGTCACATGCAAGATAGTGTTACTTCAATGGCCCGACAGTATTTACGTAGCATTATATCATCTGTTCAAAGGGTTGCATTCGCTCTCTCACCATCACCTCTAGGTTCTCATGCTGATCTTCGACCACTGCTTGGAACTCCTGAAGCACATACTCTTGCTCTTTGGATCGCCCGAAGTTACAG AAACTATATGGGTACTGAGCTGCTCAAATTTAACGGTGAAGGCAACAACTTGGTTCTCAAAGATCTTTGGCATTACTCAGATGCCATTATGTGCTGCTCAGTGAAG GCATTGCCGGTTTTTACTTTTTCGAACCAAGCCGGTCTTGACATGCTTGAGACGACATTTCTTGCGCTTCAAGACATACCTTTGGAAAAGATATTTGATGATCATGGAAGGAAAAATCTTTGCTTTCAGTTTCCGCAGATAATGAATCAG GGTGTTGCATCTCTTCAAGGTGGCATCTGTGTGTCGAGCATGGGCAGGCCGATCTCTTATGAGAGAGCGGTGGCTTGGAAGGTCTTGAATGAAGATGATAATGTCCATTGCCTCTGCTTCATGTTCGTCAACTGGTCTTTTGTTTGA
- the LOC142556058 gene encoding homeobox-leucine zipper protein ATHB-15-like isoform X2 — MAMSRKDGNKMSRAVSSASAGSIDNGKYVRYTPEQVEVLEKLYHECPKPSSMRRQQLIREFPILSNIETKQIKVWFQNRRCRDKQRKESSRLQSVNRKLTAMNRLLMEENDRLQKQVSQLVYENSYFRQHTPSDVLMTKGTSCESVVSSSQQHQLAPQHPPRDATSPAGLLSIAEVTLTEFISKATGTAVEWVQMPGMKPGPDSIGIISISHGCTGVAARACGLVGLEPNRVVEMLKDRPSWFRDCRTVDVLNVLPTASGGTIEILYMQLYAPTTLAPGRDFWLLRYTSVLDDGSLVVCERSLSDTQNGSSMPPVRNFVRAEMLPSGYLIRPCEGGGSIIHIVDHMNLEASGVPEVLRPLYESSTMLAQKTTMAALCQLRQISQDISQASLTNWGRRPPALRALSHQLSRGFNEALNGFSDEGWASIGNDGVDDVTILVNSNPEKLVGSNGCTSICDAVLCAKASMLLQNVPPALLLRFLREHRSEWADNNIDAYAATAVKTGPFTYLGQPRVGNFGGHVILPLSQTIEHEELLEVIKLEGVGYSSDVAMMPRDVFLLQLCSGTDENAVGTCSELIFAPIDPSFADNAPLLPSGFRIIPLDSGKELSSPNRTLDLASVLETGAAGNKPSKDLALSSGASRSVVSIAFEFAFESHMQDSVTSMARQYLRSIISSVQRVAFALSPSPLGSHADLRPLLGTPEAHTLALWIARSYRNYMGTELLKFNGEGNNLVLKDLWHYSDAIMCCSVKALPVFTFSNQAGLDMLETTFLALQDIPLEKIFDDHGRKNLCFQFPQIMNQGVASLQGGICVSSMGRPISYERAVAWKVLNEDDNVHCLCFMFVNWSFV, encoded by the exons ATGGCTATGTCTCGTAAAGACGGTAACAAGATGTCTAGAGCAGTGTCATCGGCTTCAGCCGGGAGCATAGACAATGGAAAATATGTCCGCTACACACCTGAGCAGGTTGAAGTCCTGGAGAAGTTGTATCATGAGTGTCCAAAGCCGAGTTCAATGCGCCGGCAGCAGCTTATTAGAGAATTCCCCATTTTATCCAATATCGAGACGAAGCAAATCAAGGTCTGGTTCCAGAACAGAAG ATGTAGAGATAAGCAAAGGAAAGAGTCCTCAAGGCTTCAATCGGTGAATAGGAAGCTCACAGCCATGAATAGGCTCTTGATGGAGGAGAATGATAGGCTGCAGAAACAAGTGTCCCAATTGGTGTATGAAAATAGTTATTTTCGCCAACATACCCCCAGC GATGTACTTATGACGAAAGGCACCAGCTGTGAATCGGTGGTATCGAGTAGTCAACAACATCAGTTGGCGCCTCAGCATCCACCAAGGGATGCAACAAGTCCTGCAGG GCTTTTGTCCATTGCAGAAGTGACTTTAACAGAGTTTATTTCGAAGGCCACTGGAACTGCTGTTGAGTGGGTTCAGATGCCTGGAATGAAG CCTGGTCCGGATTCCATTGGAATCATCTCTATTTCTCATGGTTGCACTGGCGTGGCAGCAAGAGCTTGTGGCCTGGTTGGTCTAGAGCCCAACAGG GTTGTGGAAATGCTGAAGGATCGACCTTCATGGTTTCGCGATTGCCGTACTGTGGATGTGCTCAATGTGCTGCCTACTGCGAGTGGTGGGACCATAGAAATTTTATACATGCAG CTGTATGCGCCAACGACTCTGGCGCCAGGTCGTGATTTTTGGTTGTTGCGGTATACCTCAGTCTTGGATGATGGCAGCCTAGTG GTCTGTGAAAGATCACTTAGCGATACTCAGAATGGATCAAGCATGCCACCTGTGCGGAACTTTGTGAGAGCAGAAATGTTGCCTAGTGGTTACCTTATTAGACCTTGCGAGGGTGGAGGGTCAATTATCCACATTGTAGACCACATGAACTTGGAG GCATCCGGTGTTCCTGAGGTTCTGCGCCCACTTTATGAATCTTCAACTATGCTTGCTCAAAAGACCACGATGGCT GCTCTTTGCCAGCTTAGGCAAATATCTCAAGATATTTCACAGGCCAGCTTAACCAACTGGGGCAGACGGCCACCAGCTCTACGTGCACTTAGCCATCAGCTCAGCAG GGGATTCAATGAAGCTCTTAATGGATTCAGTGATGAGGGCTGGGCATCTATAGGCAATGATGGTGTGGATGATGTTACTATTCTTGTCAACTCCAATCCTGAAAAATTGGTGGGCTCAAATGGATGTACATCCATTTGTGATGCTGTCTTATGTGCCAAAGCATCTATGCTTTTACAG AATGTGCCTCCTGCCTTACTATTAAGATTTTTACGAGAGCACAGATCTGAATGGGCTGACAACAACATTGATGCTTATGCAGCCACTGCCGTCAAAACCGGTCCTTTTACTTATTTAGGTCAGCCTCGAGTTGGTAATTTTGGGGGTCATGTTATCCTCCCTTTGTCTCAAACCATTGAGCATGAAGAG CTGCTGGAAGTAATTAAGCTCGAAGGTGTTGGTTATTCTTCCGATGTTGCAATGATGCCGAGAGATGTGTTCCTCTTGCAG CTCTGTAGCGGGACAGATGAGAATGCTGTTGGCACATGCTCTGAACTCATATTTGCCCCTATTGATCCATCTTTTGCTGACAATGCTCCTCTTCTGCCCTCTGGTTTCCGTATCATTCCACTTGATTCTGGAAAG GAGTTGTCCAGCCCAAATCGCACCCTGGATCTGGCATCCGTTCTTGAGACTGGTGCAGCAGGCAACAAGCCCTCAAAAGACCTTGCTCTTAGCAGTGGGGCTTCTAGATCTGTTGTCTCTATTGCATTTGAATTTGCATTCGAAAGTCACATGCAAGATAGTGTTACTTCAATGGCCCGACAGTATTTACGTAGCATTATATCATCTGTTCAAAGGGTTGCATTCGCTCTCTCACCATCACCTCTAGGTTCTCATGCTGATCTTCGACCACTGCTTGGAACTCCTGAAGCACATACTCTTGCTCTTTGGATCGCCCGAAGTTACAG AAACTATATGGGTACTGAGCTGCTCAAATTTAACGGTGAAGGCAACAACTTGGTTCTCAAAGATCTTTGGCATTACTCAGATGCCATTATGTGCTGCTCAGTGAAG GCATTGCCGGTTTTTACTTTTTCGAACCAAGCCGGTCTTGACATGCTTGAGACGACATTTCTTGCGCTTCAAGACATACCTTTGGAAAAGATATTTGATGATCATGGAAGGAAAAATCTTTGCTTTCAGTTTCCGCAGATAATGAATCAG GGTGTTGCATCTCTTCAAGGTGGCATCTGTGTGTCGAGCATGGGCAGGCCGATCTCTTATGAGAGAGCGGTGGCTTGGAAGGTCTTGAATGAAGATGATAATGTCCATTGCCTCTGCTTCATGTTCGTCAACTGGTCTTTTGTTTGA
- the LOC142556059 gene encoding proteinaceous RNase P 2-like isoform X2, translating to MTAMNRRWKKQKLTPEAQFRAALDHCSRTKNLFEAISLYESTDAPTLSLNNLNSLLYICSNSVSDPETRKPAIEFGFKLFHQNNGNLKPNEATITAVSRLAAAKGDGDYAFELAKRVKGHGVAPKLRTFSPALICFCDGGMTDKAYEVEEHVQAVGLQLEEPELVALLKVSMEASRLEKVYEYLHKLRVALRGVNQPAMELIDNWFRENHATEVGSISLSQNQLKEALLRNGGGWHGLGWLGEGVWIVQRSNIASDGKCSACDEQLVCVDIDRAETEKFEQSIASFAMEREAQSNFKEFQDWLEKHSDYETVIDGANIGLYQQNFAEGGFSIEQLDAVVKEVHNSSKKWPLVVLHKKRVRSLLEDASKRELIEEWIDKGILYGTPYGSNDDWYWLYATVKLKCFLLTNDEMRDHIFALLGSNFFFRWKERHQIYFHERQSEAFDAAIVFSRYPGIC from the exons ATGACCGCCATGAACCGGCGGTGGAAGAAGCAGAAACTCACACCGGAAGCACAATTTCGCGCCGCCCTCGACCACTGCTCCAGAACCAAAAACCTCTTCGAGGCCATCTCCCTTTATGAATCCACAGACGCCCCCACCCTCTCCTTAAATAACCTCAATTCCCTCCTGTATATCTGCTCCAACTCCGTGTCTGACCCGGAAACTCGGAAACCCGCTATTGAATTCGGATTCAAGCTATTCCACCAGAACAATGGAAACTTGAAGCCGAACGAGGCCACGATCACGGCTGTATCCAGGCTGGCGGCAGCTAAAGGCGACGGGGATTACGCGTTTGAGTTAGCGAAGAGAGTGAAGGGTCATGGTGTTGCGCCTAAGCTCAGGACTTTTTCGCCGGcgttgatttgtttttgtgatGGTGGGATGACGGATAAGGCGTATGAAGTGGAGGAGCACGTGCAAGCTGTGGGGCTTCAATTGGAGGAACCCGAACTTGTGGCATTGCTAAAG GTTAGCATGGAGGCAAGCAGGTTGGAAAAGGTTTATGAGTACTTGCATAAGCTAAGAGTGGCACTAAGAGGGGTTAACCAGCCGGCTATGGAACTCATAGATAATTGGTTTCGAGAGAATCATGCAACTGAGGTGGGTTCAATTAGTTTGAGTCAGAATCAGTTGAAAGAAGCCCTTTTAAGGAATGGAGGTGGATGGCATGGACTTGGCTGGCTTGGAGAGGGCGTTTGGATTGTACAAAGATCGAATATAGCCTCGGATGGAAAGTGTTCTGCATGTGATGAGCAGTTGGTCTGTGTTGATATTGATAGAGCAGAGACtgagaagtttgagcaatcaatTGCTTCTTTCGCTATGGAAAGAGAAGCCCAATCAAATTTTAAAGAATTTCAG GATTGGCTGGAAAAGCATTCTGACTATGAGACCGTGATAGATGGGGCAAATATTGGATTGTACCAGCAGAACTTTGCAGAGGGGGGGTTTAGCATTGAACAG CTTGATGCTGTTGTCAAAGAAGTGCACAACAGCAGCAAGAAGTGGCCCCTGGTTGTTTTGCATAAAAAGCGTGTGAGATCTCTGCTTGAGGATGCTTCTAAAAGAGAGCTGATCGAGGAGTGGATCGATAAAGGCATTCTCTATGGAACACCATATGGATCTAATGATGATTG GTATTGGCTTTACGCCACTGTGAAACTGAAGTGTTTCTTACTGACAAATGATGAAATGAGAGATCACATTTTTGCACTCCTTGGTAGCAACTTTTTCTTCAGATGGAAAGAAAGACATCAG ATATACTTTCATGAAAGGCAATCCGAAGCTTTTGATGCCGCCATTGTATTCTCTCGTTATCCAG GAATCTGTTAA
- the LOC142556737 gene encoding GATA transcription factor 12-like gives MGHFFKDYTEFSSAKTVTKFNYDNGVNFRVDHDDMLDFPKEKETMTNAFADVSLTVNSGNTSSITAVDSCNSLLSGGVRFNESQFSENELCVPYEDLAELEWLSNFVEESYSTDDLHLFIPSAAVAEKSSPADGSSSANSTQNSPPIFPTEVIIPAKARSKRSRAVPCGWSTRLLHLSPHSRPKTAPLRIREPTGKKCLHCASEKTPQWRTGPLGPKTLCNACGVRFKSGRLVPEYRPAASPTFLSSKHSNSHRKVLELRIQTQIQHQQSGDNLSDGCDEWLIRHRNSVDGPDTGHLI, from the exons ATGGGGCATTTTTTCAAAGATTACACAGAATTCTCTTCGGCGAAAACAGTCACTAAGTTCAACTATGATAATGGTGTTAATTTCAGGGTGGATCATGATGATATGCTGGATTTTCCAAAGGAGAAGGAAACCATGACCAACGCGTTTGCCGACGTCAGTTTGACGGTCAATTCCGGTAACACCTCCAGCATTACCGCGGTTGACAGCTGTAACTCATTGCTTTCCGGCGGCGTTAGATTTAACGAGTCTCagttctctgaaaatgaactgTGTGTACCA TATGAGGATTTAGCCGAGCTGGAATGGCTTTCAAATTTCGTGGAGGAATCATACTCAACCGACGATCTCCACCTGTTCATCCCTAGCGCCGCCGTCGCCGAGAAAAGCTCCCCCGCCGACGGTTCTTCCTCCGCCAATTCCACTCAGAACTCGCCTCCAATTTTCCCCACCGAGGTCATAATCCCCGCCAAAGCACGTAGCAAACGCTCGCGAGCCGTCCCCTGCGGCTGGTCCACCCGCCTCCTCCATCTCTCGCCACATTCAAGACCCAAAACGGCGCCGTTGAGGATAAGGGAACCCACTGGCAAAAAATGCCTCCACTGCGCGTCGGAGAAGACCCCGCAGTGGAGAACAGGCCCATTGGGCCCAAAAACTTTGTGTAATGCATGTGGAGTCAGATTCAAGTCTGGTCGCCTCGTACCCGAATATCGACCCGCCGCCAGCCCGACCTTTCTTTCCTCCAAGCATTCGAATTCACACCGGAAAGTTTTGGAGCTCCGAATACAAACACAGATTCAGCACCAGCAATCAGGAGACAACCTATCCGACGGTTGTGATGAATGGTTGATTCGTCATCGTAATAGCGTCGACGGCCCAGATACAGGGCACTTGATCTAA